The DNA window CAGTGATCAGGGACCTCAGAGACCCAATGGAATTGGCATGGATGCTACTGGACCAAAATCGCGTAATATAATTCGTAAAAGTAGAGATGGTGAAATTAAAAAACGCAAAATTGTTGAAAAGAATATGCTGGGCGACACGGGTCCTTTCAAAGGTAACAAAGGAACATGTTACGATGGTGGTGTGAGAATCCCTTTTATCATTCGTTGGCCAGGTAAGGTGAAAGCCAATTATATTGATCAAGAAAATGTCATTAGCGGTTTGGATTGGTTACCTTCAGTTTGCCGATTAGCTGGAATTGAAAAAATGCCCGAAAATATTGATGGTGAAGATGTTTCCAAGGTGTGGCTTGGTGACAATTATAAACGTGAAAAACCACTCTTTTGGCAAAATAATCCAGGCTTGGGCATGCGTAAAGGTAAGTGGAAGTACTACTTGGTTTTAGATAATAAGCGCAAAATTGTAGGTGAGGAACTCTACGATATTTTAAATGATCCGGCTGAAGATGAAAATTTATCTGCACAAAACCCTGAAATAGCCAAAAAACTTAAACAGCGACTACTAGCCTGGAAGGCCACTCTTCCTAAAAAAGTAGCCAAGACAGGTAAGTATAGGCATAAATATGAGTAAAAGGAAAATGATGAAGCCAGTATTATTCCTAATTTTGATAGCTCCATTTGCGCTTTTCGCAAAAGAAGCTCAGCACGAAAAACTCAATGTTATTTTTATGATTGCGGATGATCTCGGCTGGATGGACGTGGGGTTTAACGGCAATAAGTTTGTCGAAACACCCAATCTCGATAAGCTGGCAAGTGAAGGTATGGTTTTTACTAATGGTTATGCCTCTGGCCCTTTGTGTTCTCCTACGCGAGCCGCTTTTCATACAGGCAAGAGCCCGGCGACCATGGGGATTAACGTACCCGTCACCAAGGGGCTAAAAGGCAAAACTCCTGGGGCTTATCCAATGGGTGGTGATAAACTTAAGACCAAGGTGGGGCAACGGGATATTCGCCATCGTTTACTTCCAGCTTATACCAATACGGGAATCGATCCGCAAGAGGTCACTATTGCGGATTGTTTGCAGTCTGCTGATTATGTAACTGCCAGCATTGGGAAATGGCACATGGGCCTCAGTCACTCAGACCCTAAAGCAGATCCAAGAGAATATGGTTATGATATCAATATTGCTGGAGGGGATTACCATGGGCCACCTTCCTGGTTTTCTCCCTATAGGATTCATAGTTTGAAAAACGGTCCAAAAGGTGAGCATTTAACTGAGCGTTTAACACGCGAGGCGATAAATTTTATGGAAGAAAATAAGGACAAGCCCTTTTTCCTTTACCTACCGTATTATCAAGTTCATTCACCCCACGGTGCTCGTGAGGAATATATCAAAAAATTTGATCATAAGCAAACTCCAGATTCTAAGATGAACTCGATTTATGCCGCCATGGTCATGCACTTGGATGAAA is part of the Lentisphaera araneosa HTCC2155 genome and encodes:
- a CDS encoding sulfatase family protein — encoded protein: SDQGPQRPNGIGMDATGPKSRNIIRKSRDGEIKKRKIVEKNMLGDTGPFKGNKGTCYDGGVRIPFIIRWPGKVKANYIDQENVISGLDWLPSVCRLAGIEKMPENIDGEDVSKVWLGDNYKREKPLFWQNNPGLGMRKGKWKYYLVLDNKRKIVGEELYDILNDPAEDENLSAQNPEIAKKLKQRLLAWKATLPKKVAKTGKYRHKYE
- a CDS encoding sulfatase, with product MSKRKMMKPVLFLILIAPFALFAKEAQHEKLNVIFMIADDLGWMDVGFNGNKFVETPNLDKLASEGMVFTNGYASGPLCSPTRAAFHTGKSPATMGINVPVTKGLKGKTPGAYPMGGDKLKTKVGQRDIRHRLLPAYTNTGIDPQEVTIADCLQSADYVTASIGKWHMGLSHSDPKADPREYGYDINIAGGDYHGPPSWFSPYRIHSLKNGPKGEHLTERLTREAINFMEENKDKPFFLYLPYYQVHSPHGAREEYIKKFDHKQTPDSKMNSIYAAMVMHLDESVGLINDYLKKSGLDKNTLLIFSSDNGPLVYQRAGNQVLPRNTRLTFAEPLRGWKGSVYEAGTRVPYIFKLPGVIPANSISQTPIITHDLYATICEFTGVAVPEEQKVEGESLFPLLTQSKALQRTSLFWHNPKYSWSLNSDILWADRPACAIRKGKYKLIYYFERKGERTLELYDLDNDQGETKNLVSDLPEKALELETELLAWLDQTQAWKPIDNPDYDAKYDSGYIPKRH